One part of the Flavobacterium johnsoniae UW101 genome encodes these proteins:
- a CDS encoding PepSY-associated TM helix domain-containing protein, with the protein MTFKKLILKIHLWLGLSSGLIVVILGITGCLYCFEEELRPIVHDYYYVDQIKDKKLPLSQLIEIAKNANSDYPKQSFSGCRTFSDDDRTVVIWFYKELDKDAFWYWNQYHNTYLYLDPFTGNVKKQEDYNFEFFVFVRMLHQTLCLNSDIGDPIVGTATIVFIISLITGLILWWPKNKQAAKQRFSFKWKNSTKWKRKNYDLHNILGFYSMLFALLIALTGLVWAFQSYDKGVQWLLNGGKTFENERFVSDTTQYTKKMPTDKIYASIRQSQPKAKSFYLFVPEEKDSLATFSTFIRYNNRFDDISIEFDRYTAKPLKIETYHEKNNGEKFRFINYDLHVGSILGFPGKVLAFFASLICASLPVTGFLIWWGRNNKKTNKTK; encoded by the coding sequence ATGACTTTTAAAAAATTAATTCTAAAAATCCATTTATGGCTGGGATTATCTTCCGGTTTAATTGTAGTTATATTGGGTATTACAGGATGCCTATATTGCTTTGAAGAAGAATTACGTCCTATTGTTCATGATTATTATTACGTAGATCAAATAAAGGACAAAAAATTACCTTTAAGCCAATTAATTGAAATTGCAAAAAATGCAAATTCTGATTATCCTAAACAATCTTTTTCAGGATGCAGGACGTTTAGCGATGATGATCGTACTGTAGTTATCTGGTTTTATAAAGAATTAGACAAAGATGCGTTTTGGTACTGGAATCAATATCATAATACTTATCTCTATCTGGATCCTTTTACCGGAAATGTAAAAAAACAAGAAGATTATAATTTCGAGTTTTTTGTTTTTGTTCGAATGCTGCATCAAACATTATGTCTCAACAGCGATATTGGAGATCCAATTGTAGGAACGGCAACTATTGTATTTATTATTTCGCTTATTACCGGTCTTATACTTTGGTGGCCCAAAAACAAGCAGGCGGCTAAACAACGTTTTTCGTTTAAATGGAAAAACAGTACTAAATGGAAACGCAAGAACTACGATTTACATAATATTCTCGGATTCTATTCGATGCTTTTTGCTTTACTAATCGCCTTGACAGGATTAGTCTGGGCATTTCAGTCTTATGATAAAGGGGTACAATGGCTGCTTAATGGTGGGAAAACATTTGAAAACGAGAGATTCGTTTCTGATACTACTCAATACACTAAAAAAATGCCCACTGATAAGATTTACGCTTCCATTAGACAATCGCAGCCTAAAGCAAAAAGTTTTTATTTGTTTGTACCTGAAGAAAAAGATTCGCTGGCAACATTTAGCACATTTATAAGATACAATAATCGTTTTGATGATATCTCCATTGAATTTGATCGTTATACAGCCAAACCTTTAAAAATTGAGACTTATCACGAGAAGAATAATGGTGAGAAGTTTCGGTTTATTAATTACGATTTGCATGTTGGAAGTATCCTTGGATTTCCGGGAAAAGTACTCGCCTTTTTTGCCAGCCTGATTTGTGCAAGTTTACCAGTTACCGGTTTTTTAATCTGGTGGGGAAGAAATAACAAAAAAACTAACAAAACGAAGTAA
- a CDS encoding DUF4198 domain-containing protein translates to MKSKTFKLITFAFLMFFTAPQLFAHALWIETKATGTKGKAQEISIYFGEFSDNDITKADKWFSDLKDFSLVVISPSKKETKLTSKALDNKYQAFFTPTEDGVYTIVMQHTVKDVYGTMKLDYNSSATVVVGNKASGNNITANTNKIAVFSENADTAKKDAKVTGVASYDGAIAKEAKIKVIAPNGWEKELWTNDKGEFSFTPIWSGNYMVEYAHTDKSAGEHNGKKYDEIWKMATYQIVVK, encoded by the coding sequence ATGAAATCAAAAACTTTTAAATTAATAACATTTGCTTTTTTAATGTTTTTTACTGCACCTCAGCTTTTTGCACACGCACTTTGGATCGAAACTAAAGCAACAGGAACAAAAGGAAAAGCTCAGGAAATTTCTATTTACTTTGGCGAATTCTCAGATAATGATATTACAAAAGCAGATAAATGGTTCTCTGATTTAAAAGATTTCTCTTTGGTAGTAATTTCTCCTTCAAAAAAAGAAACAAAACTTACTTCTAAAGCTTTAGATAATAAATACCAGGCTTTCTTTACACCAACTGAAGACGGTGTTTACACAATTGTAATGCAGCACACAGTTAAAGATGTTTACGGTACAATGAAATTAGATTACAACTCAAGTGCAACGGTTGTTGTTGGAAACAAAGCATCTGGAAATAATATTACAGCAAACACTAATAAAATTGCTGTTTTCTCAGAAAATGCAGATACAGCAAAAAAAGATGCTAAAGTAACTGGAGTTGCTTCTTATGACGGAGCTATTGCTAAAGAGGCAAAAATCAAAGTTATCGCTCCAAATGGATGGGAAAAAGAATTATGGACAAACGATAAAGGAGAATTTTCTTTTACTCCAATCTGGTCTGGAAACTACATGGTAGAATATGCTCACACTGATAAATCAGCTGGTGAACATAACGGAAAAAAATATGATGAAATCTGGAAAATGGCTACTTACCAAATTGTGGTAAAGTAA
- a CDS encoding APC family permease, with protein sequence MPENIILKNKFKKCQILQKINGGSYNYIKRALGDYAGFLSGWYDYIVNAIPPAFYCIVISEYTIILFPQLAHYSTVLSISLLVAFVLLHLSGVKNGSVIQQITSFLKVICFVALVTACFMYSGVEVPPIKTDNSIFQIGLIFGFFKSLQLIIGTYNGWNGVCFFAEENENPSKNIPKSLYSGVLLVVAIYILVNAAFFHVLPIETIAKSNLAAADVAKILFGDSGAKIVTIISIFSLISILNAFMMIPPRILYGLSRDGFFIEKGTQVNKGGTPIVALLVSSFFSLFLICIGSFEVLFSFAAFISIIVWGLAYYSLLKLRTTEPDLPRPYRSFWYPWTTIIAIIFSIALLAGFIYSDPKSFIIIVGIAIVSYPLFLVLKKQK encoded by the coding sequence TTGCCTGAAAATATCATCCTAAAAAACAAATTCAAGAAATGTCAGATTCTCCAAAAAATCAATGGCGGATCTTATAATTATATTAAAAGAGCTTTGGGTGATTATGCCGGATTTCTTTCAGGATGGTACGATTATATTGTAAATGCCATCCCTCCTGCTTTTTACTGTATTGTAATCAGCGAATACACCATTATTTTATTTCCGCAATTAGCACATTATTCTACCGTATTATCTATTTCTTTATTGGTTGCATTTGTATTATTGCATTTAAGCGGCGTAAAAAACGGAAGCGTCATTCAGCAGATTACCAGTTTCTTAAAAGTAATTTGCTTTGTAGCTTTGGTTACGGCTTGTTTTATGTATTCTGGAGTTGAAGTTCCGCCAATCAAAACAGATAATTCAATTTTTCAAATCGGACTTATTTTCGGATTCTTCAAATCTTTACAGCTTATTATTGGGACTTACAACGGCTGGAACGGTGTTTGTTTTTTTGCTGAAGAAAATGAAAATCCAAGCAAAAATATTCCGAAATCTTTGTACAGCGGCGTTCTGCTTGTTGTAGCCATTTATATTTTGGTAAATGCAGCTTTTTTTCACGTTCTCCCAATCGAAACTATAGCAAAATCGAATCTGGCTGCTGCCGATGTTGCAAAAATTCTTTTCGGTGACAGCGGAGCTAAAATCGTTACCATAATTTCTATTTTCTCCTTAATTAGTATTTTGAATGCGTTTATGATGATTCCGCCAAGAATTTTGTACGGATTAAGTCGTGACGGATTTTTTATCGAAAAAGGAACTCAAGTCAATAAAGGCGGAACACCAATTGTTGCGCTTTTGGTTTCATCATTTTTCAGTTTGTTTTTAATCTGCATTGGTTCTTTTGAAGTCTTATTTTCTTTTGCAGCTTTTATCTCGATAATCGTTTGGGGACTGGCCTATTATTCACTTTTAAAACTAAGAACTACAGAACCGGATCTACCAAGACCCTATCGTTCTTTTTGGTATCCGTGGACAACTATAATAGCGATTATATTTTCTATCGCATTACTTGCTGGATTCATTTACAGCGACCCTAAAAGCTTTATTATTATTGTTGGAATTGCAATTGTTTCTTATCCTTTGTTTTTGGTTTTGAAGAAACAAAAATAA
- a CDS encoding TonB-dependent receptor, whose translation MNYFNRSMKRFMYLTALLFIFTSTVNAQQTDGKIKGNITTSDGEPAIGVNIILKNSKYGTVSEEDGSFEFNRVKPNTYTVQVSLSGYETLEQDVTVSASETSSLNLQLKVSNKQLKEIIVTNSRGKAFPKQSSFVSKMPLKNVENPQVYNIVSSELMKEQVITNYDDALKNVPGIQKLWQSTGRGGDGGSFYSLRGFEVQANVVNGLPGLTRGSLDPANIERIEVIKGPSGTLFGSSLVSYGGLINTVTKKPYSGFGGEVSYIAGSFGLNRVTADVNTPLDDNDNAAFRINAAYQTENSFQDAGYRTSIFVAPSLSYKVNEKLSFLINTEFMAEEKAASPILFLGQYSKLQYADLNDLNYNTKLSFYSNDLPMKNPRFNLQAQMNYKISDQWTSQTILSRTSTKSKGYYSYMSDNEDGNRDFAFWITKENSQTATTDIQQNFIGDFKIGKMRNRLVAGLDYFERNLMFGGSGYAHLYNVTPQGEVRQLDPANSYNLSQTSVDKLLASAPGPDYNSKDAAYSAYVSDVLNITPALLVMASLRVDYFDNEGNIKKDTDNYNQTALSPKFGVVYQPIQDQLSVFANYMNGFRNIAPGLVYDGSGNVIGTKTFEPEHADQLEAGIKADLFSDKVTAAASYYDINVANLVTSNPMYSSQGGEARSQGFEFDLNAAVSKNFSIIAGYSYNQSKITKGDINNVWLDEGKRPFWAGPKNLVNLWATYKFDEGALENFGLGFGGNYASDNAVLDSDVTGKFVLPAYTVINGSVFYNSNKFRVSLNVNNITNKDYFNGGWSTVNPQKPRNVAASFTYKF comes from the coding sequence ATGAATTATTTTAACCGCAGCATGAAGCGTTTTATGTACTTAACAGCACTGCTTTTTATTTTTACAAGCACTGTAAACGCTCAACAGACTGACGGAAAAATTAAAGGAAACATTACAACCTCTGATGGCGAACCTGCAATTGGCGTAAATATCATTCTAAAAAACTCAAAATACGGAACTGTTTCTGAAGAAGATGGTTCTTTTGAATTCAACCGAGTAAAACCAAATACTTATACTGTTCAGGTTTCATTATCAGGTTACGAAACTCTGGAACAAGATGTTACTGTTTCTGCAAGCGAAACATCGTCATTAAACTTACAGCTGAAAGTTTCAAATAAACAGTTAAAAGAAATTATTGTTACCAATTCCAGAGGCAAAGCATTTCCAAAACAAAGCAGCTTTGTATCAAAAATGCCTCTAAAAAACGTTGAAAATCCTCAGGTTTACAATATTGTTTCATCTGAATTAATGAAAGAACAGGTAATTACAAATTATGATGATGCTTTAAAAAATGTTCCGGGAATTCAAAAATTATGGCAGTCTACAGGACGTGGCGGTGATGGAGGTTCATTTTATTCATTACGTGGTTTTGAAGTTCAGGCCAATGTTGTAAACGGACTGCCTGGATTAACAAGAGGAAGTTTAGATCCGGCAAATATTGAACGTATCGAAGTCATCAAAGGACCATCTGGAACTTTATTTGGAAGCAGTTTAGTAAGCTACGGCGGTCTTATTAATACTGTTACTAAAAAACCATACAGCGGTTTTGGCGGTGAAGTTTCATATATAGCAGGAAGCTTTGGCTTAAACAGAGTTACTGCAGATGTTAATACACCGCTTGACGATAATGATAATGCAGCTTTTAGAATTAATGCGGCTTACCAGACAGAAAACAGTTTTCAGGACGCTGGGTATAGAACTTCAATTTTTGTTGCTCCTTCCCTTTCTTATAAAGTAAATGAGAAATTGTCTTTCTTGATTAATACTGAATTTATGGCTGAAGAAAAAGCAGCATCACCTATATTGTTTTTAGGCCAGTACTCAAAACTTCAGTATGCTGATTTAAATGATTTAAATTACAATACAAAATTATCTTTTTACAGCAACGATTTACCAATGAAAAATCCGAGATTTAATCTGCAGGCTCAGATGAATTACAAGATTTCTGACCAATGGACTTCGCAGACTATTCTTTCAAGAACTTCAACTAAATCAAAAGGATATTACTCTTACATGTCTGACAATGAAGACGGGAATAGAGATTTTGCTTTCTGGATCACAAAAGAAAATTCTCAAACTGCAACAACTGATATCCAGCAGAATTTTATTGGAGATTTCAAAATTGGAAAAATGAGAAATCGTCTTGTGGCCGGTTTAGATTATTTTGAAAGAAATTTAATGTTTGGAGGTTCAGGTTATGCACACCTTTATAACGTTACACCTCAGGGTGAAGTAAGACAGCTGGATCCAGCAAATTCTTACAATTTAAGCCAGACATCAGTAGATAAATTATTAGCTTCTGCACCGGGACCGGATTATAATTCCAAAGATGCAGCTTACAGCGCTTATGTTTCAGATGTTTTAAACATTACGCCTGCTTTGTTAGTAATGGCGAGTTTAAGAGTAGATTATTTTGATAATGAAGGAAATATCAAAAAAGATACAGATAATTATAATCAAACAGCACTTTCTCCAAAATTTGGAGTAGTTTATCAGCCAATTCAGGATCAATTATCTGTTTTTGCAAATTACATGAATGGTTTTAGAAATATTGCACCAGGATTGGTTTATGACGGAAGCGGAAATGTAATTGGAACAAAAACTTTTGAACCAGAACATGCTGATCAATTAGAAGCTGGTATTAAAGCTGATTTATTTTCAGATAAAGTAACTGCTGCCGCTAGTTATTATGATATTAATGTTGCTAATTTAGTTACCAGCAATCCAATGTATAGTTCACAAGGCGGTGAAGCAAGAAGTCAGGGATTTGAATTTGATTTGAATGCTGCAGTATCAAAAAATTTCAGCATTATTGCCGGATACAGCTACAATCAAAGTAAAATTACCAAAGGAGACATAAACAACGTTTGGTTAGATGAAGGAAAAAGACCTTTCTGGGCAGGGCCAAAAAACCTGGTAAATCTTTGGGCTACTTATAAATTTGATGAAGGTGCATTAGAAAACTTCGGACTTGGATTTGGTGGAAATTATGCCAGTGATAATGCTGTTTTAGACAGTGATGTTACAGGAAAATTTGTTCTTCCTGCTTACACTGTTATCAACGGATCTGTTTTCTATAACTCAAATAAATTCCGCGTAAGCTTAAATGTAAATAATATTACCAATAAAGATTACTTTAACGGAGGATGGTCTACAGTAAATCCGCAGAAACCAAGAAACGTTGCTGCTAGTTTTACTTATAAATTCTAA
- a CDS encoding valine--tRNA ligase translates to MTIPAQFDAKTIESKWYDYWMKNNYFHSEPDHRTPYTIVIPPPNVTGVLHMGHMLNNTIQDVLIRRARLKGFNACWVPGTDHASIATEAKVVAKLKAEGINKNDLTREEFLKHAWEWTDKYGGTILEQLKKLGASCDWERTKFTMDPDMSASVIKSFVDLYNKGLIYRGYRMVNWDPEAKTTLSDEEVIYEEQQGKLFFLKYKIEGSEDFLTIATTRPETIFGDTAICINPNDERFTHLKGKKAIVPICGRVIPIIEDEYVDVEFGTGCLKVTPAHDMNDKTLGEKHNLEIVDIFNEDATLNSFGLHYQGKDRFVVRTEIAKELEEIGALAKTETHLNKVGTSERTKAVIEPRLSDQWFLKMEELVKPAIKSVLETGEIKLHPKRFENTYAHWLNNIRDWNISRQLWWGQQIPAYYYGDGKEDFVVAENIEDALKLAQAKTNNKQLTTDNLKQDVDALDTWFSSWLWPMSVFGGIMDPESPDFKYYYPTNDLVTGPDILFFWVARMIIAGYEYAGEKPFTNVYLTGLVRDKKRRKMSKSLGNSPDPLDLIDKFSADGVRVGLLLSASAGNDIMFDEELCSQGKAFSNKIWNAFKLIKGWEVSETIAQPESSKVAIEWYEAKLQQTLVDIEDNFEKYRISDSLMAIYKLVWDDFCSWFLEMIKPAYQQPIDSVTFAKAIEMLENNLKLLHPFMPFLTEEIWQLIAERTPEEALIVSTWPEVKPFDAKLIADFENSIEVISGIRTIRKDKNIPFKDAIELKGINSENVSTYFDSIITKLGNVSAFEYVSEKVDGALSFRVKSNEYFIPITGNIDVEAEIAKLTEELNYTKGFLKSVEAKLSNEKFVNGAPEKVLNLEKQKQADALAKIATIEQSLAGLK, encoded by the coding sequence ATGACAATTCCAGCACAATTTGACGCTAAGACGATTGAGAGTAAATGGTATGATTACTGGATGAAAAACAACTATTTTCATTCAGAACCAGATCATAGAACACCGTACACCATTGTAATCCCGCCGCCAAACGTCACTGGAGTCCTTCACATGGGACATATGTTGAATAATACGATTCAGGATGTTTTAATTCGTAGAGCGCGTCTAAAAGGATTCAACGCTTGCTGGGTTCCGGGAACAGATCACGCATCGATTGCTACAGAAGCAAAAGTAGTAGCAAAATTAAAAGCAGAAGGAATCAATAAAAACGATTTAACCCGTGAAGAATTCCTAAAACATGCTTGGGAATGGACCGATAAATACGGTGGAACAATCTTAGAACAGCTTAAGAAATTAGGAGCTTCCTGCGATTGGGAACGCACCAAATTTACTATGGATCCAGATATGTCTGCATCTGTAATTAAATCGTTTGTAGATTTATACAACAAAGGATTAATCTACAGAGGATACCGTATGGTAAACTGGGATCCGGAAGCAAAAACTACGCTTTCAGACGAAGAGGTAATTTATGAAGAACAACAAGGAAAATTATTTTTCTTAAAATATAAAATCGAAGGTTCAGAAGATTTCTTGACCATTGCAACAACACGTCCAGAAACTATTTTTGGAGATACGGCAATCTGTATCAATCCAAACGACGAGCGTTTTACACATTTAAAAGGTAAAAAAGCAATCGTTCCAATTTGCGGAAGAGTAATTCCGATTATTGAAGATGAATATGTAGATGTTGAATTTGGAACGGGATGTTTAAAAGTAACGCCTGCTCACGATATGAACGATAAAACTTTGGGTGAAAAACACAATCTTGAAATCGTTGATATTTTTAATGAAGACGCAACTTTAAATAGTTTCGGATTACATTATCAAGGAAAAGACCGTTTTGTAGTTCGTACAGAAATTGCAAAAGAACTAGAAGAAATTGGCGCTTTAGCAAAAACAGAAACACACTTAAATAAAGTAGGAACTTCTGAAAGAACAAAAGCGGTAATCGAACCAAGATTATCAGACCAATGGTTCTTGAAAATGGAAGAATTAGTAAAACCAGCAATTAAGTCGGTTTTAGAAACAGGAGAAATTAAATTGCATCCAAAACGTTTCGAAAATACGTATGCGCATTGGTTAAACAACATTCGTGACTGGAATATTTCTCGTCAGTTATGGTGGGGACAACAAATTCCGGCATACTATTACGGAGACGGAAAGGAAGATTTCGTAGTTGCTGAAAATATCGAAGACGCATTAAAATTAGCACAAGCTAAAACCAACAACAAACAACTAACAACCGACAACTTAAAACAAGATGTTGATGCATTAGATACTTGGTTTTCATCTTGGTTATGGCCAATGTCAGTTTTTGGTGGAATTATGGATCCAGAAAGTCCAGATTTTAAATATTACTATCCAACAAATGACTTGGTAACAGGTCCGGATATTTTATTTTTCTGGGTTGCAAGAATGATTATTGCAGGTTACGAATATGCAGGCGAAAAACCATTTACAAATGTATATTTGACTGGTTTGGTTCGTGATAAAAAACGTCGTAAAATGTCTAAATCATTAGGAAACTCTCCTGATCCTTTAGACTTGATCGATAAATTTAGTGCAGACGGTGTTCGTGTAGGATTGCTTTTAAGTGCTTCTGCAGGAAACGATATTATGTTTGATGAGGAATTGTGCAGTCAGGGAAAAGCGTTTTCAAACAAAATCTGGAATGCTTTCAAATTGATTAAAGGATGGGAAGTTTCAGAAACTATCGCACAGCCAGAATCATCAAAAGTGGCAATCGAATGGTATGAAGCTAAATTGCAGCAGACTTTAGTTGATATTGAAGATAATTTCGAGAAATACAGAATTTCAGATTCATTGATGGCGATCTATAAATTGGTTTGGGATGATTTCTGTTCTTGGTTCTTAGAAATGATTAAACCTGCATACCAACAGCCAATTGACAGCGTAACTTTTGCGAAAGCGATCGAAATGTTAGAAAACAACTTGAAGTTATTGCACCCATTTATGCCATTCTTGACAGAGGAAATCTGGCAGTTAATTGCTGAAAGAACTCCGGAAGAAGCTTTAATTGTTTCGACTTGGCCAGAAGTAAAACCATTTGATGCTAAATTAATTGCTGATTTTGAAAATTCAATTGAAGTAATTTCTGGAATTAGAACAATCAGAAAAGACAAAAATATTCCGTTTAAAGATGCGATCGAATTAAAAGGAATCAACAGCGAAAATGTTTCTACTTATTTTGATTCAATTATAACAAAATTAGGAAACGTTTCTGCTTTCGAATATGTTTCAGAAAAAGTAGACGGGGCATTGTCTTTCCGTGTAAAATCGAATGAATATTTCATTCCGATTACAGGAAACATCGACGTTGAGGCTGAAATTGCAAAACTGACAGAAGAACTAAATTACACAAAAGGATTCTTGAAATCTGTAGAAGCGAAACTTTCAAATGAGAAATTCGTAAACGGAGCTCCAGAGAAAGTCCTTAACTTAGAAAAACAAAAACAAGCAGATGCTTTAGCAAAAATTGCTACAATTGAGCAGAGTTTAGCTGGTTTGAAATAA
- a CDS encoding TonB-dependent siderophore receptor — MKYNLLFVLGLLSFVSYGQSYSNNESGASVTDTVKGKKGEILNEVIVTKNKEPKPVTAVRSGLKPMDNPQTIQVIGSEVIEQQQAIRLSEVLKNANGVYVGSARGGAQESFFSRGYDLSANNMFKNGFRYNSGSIPDVSGLDKVEFLKGGSALLFGNVAPGGIVNLVTKTPQFKSGGEVSMQIGSFAYYKPAFDFYGGLSKSVAFRINGSYENSESFRDVVKNERLYINPSLLFVINPKTQITLQGDYLSADWTPDFGTGIIGTKILDLPRNTFYGSLWSNGTTKSSSASVLLNHDFNKNWKLNFNSSFQNYDRASKSTAQLSSVKDNGEWTRPLVQNENLEQILGDQISLQGNFNTGSVKHQIFTGADWENSFATAYTFAFDPANYDTINLFNFDPSTQKNTIPDARTTQIAKTETNRFGVYFQDLISITDKFKVLAGVRWSWQEAEVTTYKEVYANKVQNVKPENAVQTVGAKKLDNAFSPKFGLIYQPRKDISIFGSYSTSFTPNTGTTADLKPIEPSIIDQYEAGIKTDFLEGMLSTNVTVYQIVNSNLAQTAEFKADGSLNSDTNVKVLSGETKSKGIEVDVTARPIEGLSIIAGYSYNDMRYTKTSGLNGSFIEGDRLVRTPANTANLSFYYLVPEGFFKGVSIGAIGNYIGDRFGGWNDQYSTDLVKYPDGIYHREIPIDGYTTIDVSAGYTWRKFSILCKLSNITNELNYTVHENYSVNPIAPRQVMTSLRYKF, encoded by the coding sequence ATGAAATATAATTTACTATTTGTCTTAGGATTATTAAGTTTCGTCTCTTACGGCCAGAGTTATTCAAATAATGAATCTGGAGCTTCTGTTACAGATACTGTAAAGGGCAAAAAAGGAGAAATATTAAACGAAGTAATTGTTACTAAAAACAAAGAGCCAAAACCGGTAACAGCAGTTCGCTCTGGATTAAAACCAATGGATAATCCGCAAACCATACAAGTTATTGGTTCTGAAGTTATCGAACAACAGCAGGCTATCAGATTAAGTGAAGTTCTTAAAAATGCCAACGGTGTTTATGTTGGTTCTGCGCGAGGCGGTGCTCAGGAATCTTTCTTTTCTAGAGGTTATGATTTATCTGCCAATAATATGTTTAAAAACGGATTCCGTTACAATTCTGGATCAATTCCTGATGTTTCTGGTTTAGACAAAGTAGAATTTCTAAAAGGAGGTTCTGCCCTATTATTTGGAAATGTTGCTCCGGGAGGAATCGTTAACCTGGTAACCAAAACTCCTCAATTTAAAAGTGGCGGCGAAGTATCGATGCAGATAGGAAGTTTTGCGTATTACAAACCTGCTTTTGATTTTTACGGTGGTTTAAGTAAATCAGTCGCTTTTAGAATTAATGGTTCTTACGAAAATTCAGAAAGCTTTAGAGATGTAGTAAAAAACGAACGTTTATACATTAACCCATCGCTGCTTTTTGTAATTAATCCTAAAACACAAATTACGCTTCAGGGAGATTATTTATCAGCAGACTGGACTCCTGATTTCGGAACAGGAATTATTGGAACAAAAATTCTAGATTTACCTCGTAATACTTTTTACGGATCACTTTGGTCAAATGGTACTACTAAATCTTCCAGCGCTTCTGTATTATTAAATCATGATTTTAATAAAAACTGGAAACTTAATTTCAATAGTTCTTTCCAAAATTACGATAGAGCTTCAAAATCTACAGCACAATTATCATCTGTTAAAGATAATGGAGAATGGACTAGACCATTGGTTCAAAACGAAAACCTGGAACAAATATTAGGAGATCAGATAAGTCTTCAGGGGAACTTTAACACTGGATCTGTAAAGCATCAGATATTTACAGGTGCTGACTGGGAAAACTCATTTGCAACAGCTTATACTTTTGCATTTGACCCTGCAAATTATGACACTATTAATCTTTTCAATTTTGATCCGTCAACGCAAAAAAATACTATTCCGGATGCCAGAACAACTCAAATTGCAAAAACAGAAACAAATCGTTTTGGGGTTTATTTTCAGGATTTGATTTCTATTACAGACAAATTCAAAGTATTGGCAGGTGTAAGATGGTCATGGCAGGAAGCTGAAGTTACGACTTACAAAGAAGTTTATGCCAATAAAGTGCAAAACGTTAAACCTGAAAATGCAGTTCAAACAGTTGGTGCTAAAAAATTAGACAACGCATTTTCTCCAAAATTTGGATTAATTTATCAGCCAAGAAAAGATATTTCTATCTTTGGAAGTTATTCTACTTCATTTACTCCAAACACGGGAACTACAGCTGATTTAAAACCAATTGAGCCATCTATTATTGATCAGTATGAAGCTGGTATTAAAACTGATTTCTTAGAAGGAATGCTAAGCACCAATGTTACAGTTTATCAAATCGTAAACAGCAATCTGGCGCAAACAGCTGAATTTAAAGCTGACGGAAGTTTAAACTCAGATACTAACGTAAAAGTATTAAGCGGAGAAACTAAAAGTAAAGGTATTGAAGTAGACGTTACTGCAAGACCAATTGAAGGACTTAGCATTATTGCTGGTTACAGTTACAATGATATGCGTTATACTAAAACATCTGGTTTAAACGGAAGTTTTATAGAAGGTGACCGTCTTGTTAGAACTCCTGCCAATACTGCAAATTTAAGTTTCTATTACCTAGTTCCTGAAGGTTTCTTTAAAGGAGTTTCTATAGGAGCGATTGGAAACTATATTGGTGACCGTTTTGGAGGCTGGAATGATCAATACAGCACAGATCTTGTCAAATATCCTGATGGTATCTACCACAGAGAAATACCTATTGATGGTTACACAACTATTGATGTTTCAGCTGGATATACATGGAGAAAATTCTCTATTCTTTGCAAACTATCAAACATTACAAACGAGTTAAATTATACTGTTCACGAAAACTACAGTGTAAACCCAATTGCTCCTCGCCAAGTTATGACAAGCCTGCGATACAAGTTCTAA